TACATAGTAAACGAGTCCTATATCCACTATACTGTTAAATCCGATATTAGAAAATATTAATTTAATATACTCCATGACACCACATCCCCAATATAATTTATGTTATTCCACCGTATTGCTTTCCAACAGCTGCATCTGTTTGGAAGTATCACTCAATGATCTTTTCATTCTAATTTTTGTGTTTTCGTTAAGCTCTGAGCTTTCAATATATTCCATTATTGGATAAACAACATGCTCTGTTCCGCCGCCATCAGTAGTTCCTTTATATACCCATAGAGGTATGTATGTAATTTCTTTAATATTTACTTCACCGGTTTCACCATTTTTTTCAATGTTTATGTCTACAATTACTCCATCCTCGGTATATTTTGAAACCTCTTCTGATAAACCATATGGCAATAACGTTTCAACTCTTTGATTTGACAGAAAATTTCCCATTGAATATGCTACAAATTTAGTTTTTCCGCCGTATTCAAGCTTTTGTGCAGGCTGTATTACGTGGGGATGACTTCCAAGAATTATATCTACGCCTTCTTCAAACATTTTATCGGCAAGCACTTCCTGTCTTTCTGCCTGAAATCTTGAATATTCGTCTCCCCAATGCATACATGCAATTATGACATCTGCATTTTGGCTTTTTGCATAAACAATGTCTTCTGAAATCTTTGTTTCATCTATTATATTTATCATTGCATCCAGATCTGCTGAAGACATAACAGATTCCAGACCGTTTACCATTTCCGTGTAAGAAAGAAACGCAAGTTTTATACCCTTAATCTCTTTAATCAATACTCTTGTTTCAGGCTTTTCTGTATATGTCCCGATAGGATCCATACCCCTTGCACTTATCTCATTAACGGTTCTTATTACACCAGCTTTTCTTGTATCAAGGCTGTGATTATTAGCCGTTGATAAAACATCAAATCCTGCATCTTTTATTGCATCCAGCACCTCATCCGGCGCATTGAAAATAGGGTACCCTTGGTATGCATACACAGAATCTCCTGCTGTTGTTCCTTCAAAATTTGCAATTGCCAAATCAGCTGACTGAAATAATCCCTTAACGGCTTTAAAACTATTTTTAAAATCATATTTGCCTGTTTTTGAATCATATGCACCATCCAACTGAGATGGGTGAAACATAATATCGCCGGTTGCTTTAAGGTTAATTGTAACATTTGGCTTTGCTACCGGTTCAATCGGTATCTCCGGTTGAGAAACATTTGTAACATCTTCGAAATCTGCTTCTCCAATATCATTTTTTCCTTTGCTGTCCTTGCCCATGCCATTTACAACAAATGATGCTGCCAAAATACTTACAATTACAAACAGCCCCAGTGACAGCAGCCGAATTCTTTTTTTTCTACGTCTATATTTTCTGCTCATTTAATTACCTCTTTATTTATATTCCATATTTAATATTAACTTACCATGAAAGATTTTGCAATAAATTAATTATTAAAAAACACTTAAAATTAAATTACACAGGCTTCCTAGGCTTTATAAGACACTTGGGACCATATCCGATTAGATCATGCCTGTTTTCCTTTTGCAAAGCTTTTAAAACTAAGTTGTAATTCTCTCTTTTACTGTATTGCATAAGAGCACGCTGCATTCTTTTGTCTTCTCTTTCTTTAGGAACATATATACTTTCACCTGTGAGAGGATTAAAACCCGTATAATACATACAAGTTGAAAGAGTTCCCGGTGTCGGATAAAAATCCTGAACCTGTTCTGGTATATACCCCATATCTCGTATATATTCCGCAAGTTCAATGGCATCTTTAAGATGTGAACCCGGATGTGATGATATAAAATATGGAACGATATATTGTTCTTTATTAATTTTTTTGCTCTCCGCATAAAATTTTCTTACAAATTTATTATAAATATTTATCGATGGTTTTCCCATAAGTTTAAGTACAGATTCTGAAACGTGCTCAGGTGCCGTTCTCAGCTGACCACTTACATGATATTTGCATAGTTCTTTTATAAATTCGTCATTATTATCATATATCGCATAATCATATCTTATACCAGAACGAATAAAAACTTTTTTAATTCCTTTTACATTTCTTATTTTTCTGAGAAGCTCTAGATAATCACTGTGATCAACCCGAAGGTTTTTGCATTTTTCAGGACTAAGGCACTCTCTGTCTTTACACACCCCGTACTTACTCTGTTTCTTACATGCTCTGATTCTAAAATTTGCCGTTGGTCCGCCTACATCATGTATATACCCTTTGAACTCTTTATCATTCAATATCTTATCAACTTCTTTCAATATTGAATCGTGACTTCTGCCCTGCACAACTCTTCCCTGATGGAAATTCAGAGCACAAAAACTGCAGCCACCGAAACAGCCTCTCACACTGGTTATGCTGAATTTTATTTCTTTTAATGCCGGCACTCCGCCTGATTTTTTATAAATAGGGTGGCAGTCCATCATATAATTCAGGTCATAAATATCATCCAATTCCTGCATTGTCAACGGATCCATAGGTGGATTCTGCACAACATACACTGTATCATATTGTTCAACCAACGTTCTGCCTGTCTTAGAATCTGTATTTTCATATTGAATCTTAAAGCTTTTTCCAAATTTTTGCTTAGAAGAAGCTGTCTCTTCATAAGAAGGTAAGAAAATTGGATCAAATGGTCTATCTTTGTCCTTGGTTTTATATACCGTTCCGTTAATAAATGTTATTTCATTTACCGGTATTCCGGCTTCTAACGCCTCGGCAATTTGCAGTATTGATTTTTCTCCCATACCGTAAACAAGCAAATCAGCACCAGAATCCATCAGTACAGACCTCTTCATACTGTCGCTCCAATAGTCATAATGGCTTAATCTTCTTAAACTTGCCTCAATGCCGCCTATAATTATAGGTACATGCTTATATGCCTCTCTAATGCGATTCGAATATACTGTTACTGCCCTATCCGGTCTCAGCCCGGACTTACCTCCCGGCGAATATGCATCAGTACTTCTTTTTTTCTTAAAGGAGGTGTAATGATTCACCATTGAATCAATGTTACCGGAATTAACCAAAAAACCCAGTCTAGGTTCGCCAAGCTTTTTAAAAGAATTAATATCTTTCCAGTCAGGCTGAGCAATTATTCCTACCTTATAGCTGTATCTCTCCAATAATCTGGATATAATTCCTGTAGCGAAAGAAGAATGATCTACATATGCATCACCTGTCACAAAGACAAAATCGCACTGAGCCCACCCTCTTTTATTCATATCTTCTATGCTTATTGGTAAAAAATCCATTTTCCCTCCGTATCTTTTATTATGTTTGTTAACCTCATTATACCATTATATATATTTTTTACAAAGTACAAATACAGTAACTCTCCGCATAAAAATAAACAGGAGAGCACTCCTGTTTATCCATTATATTGCACAACTTATTCAGCAATAACTTCTACAGTATCTCCATTAGAAAGTCCGGCAGCATTTCCCTCTTCAACATCAAGGTGCATATCAAGTGCATATGTATCACTAACTCTGATTAATACATTATCAAATGTTACACCTCTGGGACCTCCAGCCTTTACCTTAACAATATCTTTATCTTTTAAGCCATACTTTTCTGCATCTGTAGTATGCATATGAATATGTCTTGCAGCAGCAATTACTCCTCTTTCCAATACAACTTCACCTTTTGGTCCTACTAGTTTGATTCCTGGAGTACCTTCAGTTTTACCTGAATCTCTTACAGGAAGATTTTTTAAACCAAGAGTGAAACCATCTGAAAGAGACAGCTCTACCTGAGATTCTTTTCTTGCAGGTCCGAGAATTCTAACTCCGCTTATTGTCCTTTTCGGTCCCACTAAATCAACTTTCTCATCGCATGCAAATTGTCCAGGCTGGCTTAAATCTTTTATAGGTGTTAATTCATGATCCGCTCCGAATAATATATCTATATGCTCCTTTGTAAGATGAACATGTTTGTTTGACAACCCTACTGTAACTTTAAAATTCATTATTATCCTCCATAATTTATATTTCCAATAAAAATTATATTATATTTTGAAGGTTTTATCAATGGTTAAATTTTATTTTTTGCACATCTTAATTCCCGGTTTCCTTAGAAATATACTTGACCCATATCATATAGAGCCCGCTTACTACCGTCAACAAAATAAAATAGTATGAAATATATATAGAGATGGTATTGTTAGGCATAGCTGCTGATGTTATATAGAAAAAAACCGCCGCAAATACATAAACAATTATCTTTTTATTATCAAAAACATTATTTTTAAGTTTGCTTTTTTTCTTTACAAATGATTTTTCTTCATATATTTTTTTAGAAAAGTATTCTTTTCCGGGAAGTATACCCGCCTCATCCATCATATTGAACAAAGCGTTCGAATCTATTATTTCTATGTGAAGTTTATCTTCGAATTTTTCTAATAATTTTTTGGCTTCCTCATTGATTTCAACGGTCGTCACAAGATATCCAATTTTAATGCTGCTGCTGCACATAAAAGAAATCATACTTCTTACATCTGTTTTCTCAAGTTCTGTTCCTTGGTAAAGTTTATAAATTTTTATGCAATTTATCAGACCGTCTTTTTCCGCAAGAAACATATGCCTCCCTTTTTTAATAAAATTTCTGCAGCCTTTTTTTTCAAATAAAAAACCTATAAGCATCCCAAAATCATCATTGTTTATTTCCTCAATTTTTTTCCTGAAATGTTCAGTTTTCAGCCTATAAATTAACTTTTCCTCACCTTCGCGCCTCTTTCTTGTTATATTCAGCTTATTGACAAGAGTAAAAATCAAAAAAACTTCTGCTGCTATTAAAATTGAAAACTTCAAATCTGAAGTTATAAAAAAAATTACTAAAAGAACAATCATGCTGAGCAATACTTTGTACAATACCAAATCAGCCCTGTAACTGAAATAGTTTCTTGTTCCTATAGCTTCACTTATGTACCCTTTTTTTATTTTATTTTTCTCTTCCATAAAAAATCACCTCTTAGAAATTATTTCCAAAAAAGGTGATTTTATACCACTATATTCCGTTTACTGCTTCCTCAAGCTTATCAAGGTGTTTAATTGGGAAATATGCAAGCAGTTCTTTAAACTGTTCAACAGTAAGCCCTTGTGCATGAGTGTATAATTTTATTTTTTCATCTAAACTTGCATTTATAAATTCTTGTTTAAGTTCTTCAAATTTTTTCTCCATGTTTCTCCTTTTCATCATTTATGGTATTTTAAGCCGCAGGTGAAATAATACAAAGCAATTCTGTTTCTTCTTCTGACGGATTAAATAATTTATGAGGCACATTTGAACAAATATAAATACTGTCACCTTCCTCAACTATTTCATTGTAATCAATGAAATTAACAATCAATTTTCCTTTTATTATTATTACACATTTATCAGAATCTATTATGGAAAAATTATCATTATCCCACATGCCGGGTCTTAAAGAATATCTGTAAATATTCATCTTTATCTTGCTTTTATATTCTTCTGTAATAGGAACAATATATTCAAGTTCGCTGTCATTTGCAGGAATTTTTAATTTTTGCCTGTCTTCTTTCCTTGTAACAACAACGCTGTTGCTGTCGTCAAGGAAATAGTACGGAGAAACATTCAGTACTTCGCAAATCTTCTTCAGCGCTGTTAATGATGGTTCAATTAAATTTCTTTCTACTTGTGATATATAACTTGCTGTAAAACCTGATTTTACTGATAGTTCTTCAATTGTCATTCTATTAAATTTTCTTAATTTCCTTACTTTATTACCGTCCATTTACATACTCCGAATAAAATTTGTATGAAGATATTACTCCAATTTGCAAAAATAGTCAATAAAATTTTAAACGGATAAAACATAATTATATCTGTTTTTCAACATCATTGATTTTATTAAAGCACTTTAACGGCAAACTTCATTGCATGTCTCCAAAAATCAATACCAGCTGTTATAATCTATTCCCTGAAAAGTTGCATCATTATTGTACATTGACAAAGATGCCCATCGGCTGCACGCATCTTTAAAATTACTTTCATCTACCTTTTCATTGCCTTTTATGTGGATATATGATACCAAGTTATTTGTAAGTAAATCATATGCGTTGATGCGATGCAAATTTTCATCATATTTAAAATACAAATTATTCATTGTATATTCCATTACATGCCTCCTCAATACATTTTTTATTCTCTTATAAAGTATTTTCCTAATTATTATTTAATATTCACCTTTTTAACATATACCTTGTGTTGGAATAATACTCTAACTTAAGGAAAACATATAAATGAGTTTTAAAAAAATACAAGGAGGTGAAATAATGAGCAAGGGTAACGGCAGAAATACAAAAAAAGGAATGGGCAATGGATTTGATAATTTTAAAGGAACAAGCAATGGTGTTTCGTCAAGCATTGAAGACCGATTGAATGATCTTAATTCGTACCCGAGGAAACCAAATTCGCTTGATAACAAAGCTGGAAACTTCAAATATACAAATCCCTCAAACAAGGATATAAAAGAATTTAAAAATAAAATTAAATAAATAAAAGCCGGAAATTTCCGGCTTTTCACTTTTTATTAGTTATTTTTAATTTAAAACACATATAATATTAATAGTATTAAATTAATATCAGGGGGTAGAGATGGCACACTCAAGCAATCCATATCGAGTCAGGAACAGGCTCTGCAATAAATCAAACGCCATTCCAGACGAAACAGGTACATTAGACATTACTGTTTATCACAAAGATTTAGTAGAACCATTGTCTAATGCATTGGTAAAAGTGTATAAAATATCTGTTTCTGGCCAATACGGCGAAGTTGGTGAAGGACGGCTGGTTCATCAGGCAATAACAGACAGCTCAGGAAAAATCCCTCCGGTCAAGTTATCTGCAGTCAATGAACTTATGGATGATAATTATAGCTTTTATTCTATAGCGATTCATCATCCAACACACCACAGCGCTTATATTTTTAATGTTGAAATATTCCCGGACGTAGCAACAAAATACGATGTGTCACTTAAATTTATGTACAATAATGAGGACTTTTTTGAGTTTATTATGCAGCCTAGGAAATCTCAAACAATGTAGAATGTAGATTAATCAAAGAATATTTAGATGAATTTACGATGTATGCAGCCACATAATAACTAGATCAGCCATTCACCAAGCAGCGATCCCATAAGAGTAACCGCTGTCTTGGCAGTTTGATTTTTAGTATCAATTATAGGATTTACTTCAACAAATTCTGCACTTACGAGCTGTTCCGACAAGGCAATCATTTCAAGAGCTAAGTGGCTTTCTCTTAAAGTAAGTCCTCCAGGAACTCTTGTTCCTGTACCATGCACATAGGTAGGGTCTATACTATCCATATCAAAACTAACATGTATTCCGTCCGTACCGTTACCTGCAATTTTAATAGCTCTTTCTATAATATCCGCCATTCCGTAACGATCAATTTCATGCATGGTAAATACTGTAATACCAAGTTTTTTTAATATTTTTCTTTCTCCCTGATCCAGATCCCTGCACCCGATAAAAACAATCTTATCCGCCATAAGTTTAGAATCATTTCCTCCTATTGACGTCAATGATTCATGCCCGATTCCAAGGCTCACAGCAACCGGCATACCATGTATATTTCCTGTTGGAGATGTTTCCTCGGTATTTATGTCTCCATGGGCATCAAACCAAATCACACCAAGATTTTTCTTATTCTGCAGCACTCCAGCAATAGTACCTATGGCAATGCTGTGGTCTCCTCCGAGCACAAGCGGAAATCTGCCTTCGACCATTACCTCAGACACTTTGTTACAAAGTTCTGTGTTTACTCTTGCAACTTCTTCCAAGTATCTGAGCTTAATACCGTCAGATAACGGACTTACCGGCTTATTAGCAAGTATATCTCCTTCATCTTTAACGTCATAGCCTATGGCAGTCAGTCTTTCTGTAACTCCTGCATAACGTATTGCTGCCGGCCCGAGACTTACTCCCGGAGTTCCCGCACCTAAATCAATTGATACTCCAATTATTGAAATTTTAGAATTTATTGATGATTTCATACTTCCTCCTTTTATAATCTATTACACTATGCATATTAGTCTGTTCCTATAAAAAGATTTTAATCGAATATTTTTATACTATATTCAAAATTAAAATTATGAAAATGCGCGCAGTGTTACAACTACAAGTTCCGGGCGATTAAATATGCGAAGCGGGAAAATGCTGTTTCCAAGTCCTCTGCTCACTGACATCGATGTTATTCCATCTGTAATTATTCCCTCTGAATATTTAGGAAAAAAGCCCTGGTTTGGAGATAGTATTCCTCCTAAAAACGGCAACCTTATCTGTCCGCCGTGTGCATGACCTGCAAATACAAAATCTATTCCTGCCCTTTTGTATAAACTGAAATATTCTGGCCTGTGGGAAAGAAGAATATTAAAATCCGTCAATGACTGTTGCAATAATTTATTTACGCTATCCTCCATATATGACACATTAATCTCAGCTCCATAACCCTTCATATAAAAATTAATTGCAGGATCAGCCGTCCCCATAATACCAATTGCTGATTTTTGTCTGTTTATAGCGACATATGAACCATCCATAATTTTTACATTCAAATCACTTAATGTTTGCTGCAATTTATTGTAATGTTCCGACATCTGCTCATGATTTCCCGTTACATAGTACACAGGAGCAGTTTTCACAATCTCCCTTAAAAAAACTGCTCCTGCCCCAACATCTGTTCTTCTTCTGTCTATCAGATCTCCGGTTATTACTATTATATCCGGTTTTATTTTAAATATGGCATCGTCTAGCCTTCCTCTAAAGTTTTTGTTGTGCAGGTCGGAAATATGAAGAATCTTAAATCCATCAAATTCTTTCGGCAGATTTTTTTTAATGATACTGTGTCTAGTTACTTCCAAAGCATTATTCTGCCATACAAAAAAGAAAACAGATGCCGCTATTGCAGCAATTATTTGATATGCTTTCATACGCCTATTTTACTCCGAAGAATCTTCTTCCCTAACTGGTTTTAAAAGCTCTCTGGCTAATTCTGACATATGTGTAGGCACATATATGTCTATACCGTATAAATTCACTCCCGTATATATCTCCATTATCTCCCCGCTACCCTTTGATTTCTTCAGGACAGGTATACCATACGACGTAAGTTTTGAAGCAATTATTTCTGCCTCAATCGTATTGAGGTTTGAAGCAAGTAATTCTTCTTTATTATCATCAACATTATCATTAATCATGGCATTCTCCTAATTAATTACTTTACTACTTTACTTAATTATATCAGATAAAATATAATATTACCATAAAAATCCTTTGCATACTGCCTTTTATTACAAATAAAAAAAGGCCGAGCTACATTAATTTTATCAAAAATTAAAAGCTCAAGCCTCCTAATTTTAATTATTTGCCTGTCTAGGAATTTTAACAGCTTTTGAAACAGACTTCCAAACAGCTTGTGCAAGGTAAAAGTCAACCATGCTGTGAACCACCGTTCCGACACCTACCAGAATGATAACAGACATTACAAAACCCTTAGCATAATATCCTGCGCTCATACCGTTGCCGAAATAAAATGGAATTACTGCAACAATTTCGCTGAATCCATGGATCACTGCTATTACAAATGAATAAACCAGAGAATTCTTAAAAGAATTTAAGGTATTCGGAAATCTTTTCAAATATAATGCCCCCGCCAATGCAAAAACAATATGAGACGCTGCACGAAATACTACCACTATTGGAAAACCCGCGAGCAAAAAACCTACTGAAGTACCTATTGCAACAGCCGCAGCTGTTATCGGAGAAATAAACATTGCAATAAAAATTGCAACATGACTGGCAAGAGTAAACGATGCCGGTTCCATAGTTATTTTAATTGGAGAGATTATAGGTATTAATATTCCAATTGCACATAAAAGTGCTGCTGTTACAGTTGAATTAAGACTATTATTTCTGTTCATATACATTTCCTTTCGTTGTCTGTCTTGTCATGTGTCTTGACACTAATTGATATTATTATAGCCTTCTGCATTGGAAATGTCAATATGAAATTATTCTTCAAAAATAATGCCGTCTTTCTTTAATGATTCTATTATTCTGTCCCTTGCTTCTTTGTCTTTGCACTTGATTCTGTGAAGATGTACACCTTTCGTAAGTCTCATGAGCGGCTGAGTATCATTGCATAATATCTTTTTCAGAAATTCGTCTGCTTCATATCTTGTGGAAATTCTAAGCTCTCCGGAAATTTCACCGTATACGGCGTGCTCTACTGTTACATCGAGGATTGTACCTCCATTGTCTACGACAGCATACAATTCATCGCGCATATTTCCCTCATTGTGACAGCATGCAACGGTAAATATAAAATCCTTTTCTTCCTTTGCACAATCAAGTACGTATCCTCTGGGGGTTGCAGATATTTCTAATCCTGATGCTCGCATAAGAGCTATATCTCCCACAATAACCTGCCTGCTGACCGAATATTTTTTTGCAAGAGCAGTAGCTGTTATCGGAGAAGAATTTTTGCTTAACACATCCTGTATTTTTTTTCTTCTTTCTTCAGATGTCATATACTCACCACCATATATAATAAAATCCCGTCAGAAATTACTCTTACAGGATTTCGTTCTTATTTTAAAAATCGGAGTGAAAGGATTTGAACCTTCGGCCTCATGGTCCCGAACCATGCGCGATACCAAGCTTCGCTACACCCCGAAAACATTACTATTATATATCAAGCAAGGTTGTTTGTCAATTTATTTTTATTGTTTTTAAGGCTATTAATTAGAAGCTAATTTTTACTCTTGCTAATACAGCATACTCTGCAAAACATCATTTATATAAGTAATAAAGGCGGAAAATATATGATGTTTTGTATTACACCTTTCCTTATCATATAAAATTTATGAATTGAAACTAATATAATTATTTTCCTATTCCGTTCTCTCGGGCATAGAAAAAAAGATACTGCTGAGCGTAGCCTGAGAATTCCCCAAATTTGTTTTCAGCAAATTTTCTTATATCGACATCTTTTGTAGTTTTGTCTACATACAAAGTTTGCATCACCCTTCTAACCCAAACATCAACAGGAAATGTATCAAATTGTCTCATTGAAAATAAAAGTACACAATTTGCAACCTTGTCCCCTATTCCTGCATAGGTTTTAAGGTAAGCCAGCCCCTCATCATATGATGTATTTTTTATATTGTAAACAATATCTCTTTCATTCAAAAATCTTTCTGCAGCCTCCTTAATCCTCGGTGATCTGAAGCCCGCCTTGCATTCCTGTATTTTTTCTACTTCAGCTTTTGACAACTGCTCTGCATCGGGAAAGCTGAAGTAATCCCTTCCTCTGTAGTTTCCAATATAATTTCCAAAAGCCGCGCTCAAATTCTCTATAACCTTTTTAATCATCGGAATTCTATTATTTGCTGAAATCATAAATGAAACCATGGTTTCCCATTCGTCCTGATTCAAAATTCTTATACCGTATCCGAATTTTATCGCTTCGGACATAATTTCATCTGTGTCTACACGTTTTTTTATTTCTGCATAATCGGTTTTTAGATCAAAATATTCTTCAATAAGGTCAATATCGCTTTCAGTAACATTGTTAATAATAACATCCGAATCATTCTGTTCAACATTTATAACCTTGTTTTGAATCACTCCCGTATATGTTCCATCCTCTTCTCTGTTCCACCTGAAGCATTGTCCGCACTCAAAAATATGTTTAATATTAAAATCTCTCACATCACTGAGTATTAATTTGTTTTTTTTGTAATCTATATTCATCTTGGTCCCCTCTAAAGCTTTTCAATAAAGCTACCGTGTCCGTAATTTCTTGCTTCTTCCATGCTATCTTCCGCATCTTCCAGCTTATCTTGCATCTCAAGTATTCTGCTTTTAAAATAATATCCAATTGAAATTCTATAATCATTTCCCGCTGCTTCTATCAAATTGTTGAAAAATTCTCTGCACTTGGATATATTTCCATTGTAGAAGTCAGAAACCGCATAAATCAATTCAATAGTTATCTTGTTATAATCCCTGCTGTAATATTTGTCAATGGTAGCTCTTACATCATCCAGCACTTCATTTGCCTTTTCAATACTGCCGTTAAAATACATACTTAAAAGCATGTTATGATAATATATTACCTGCCAGTTTGGAGGTATTTTAGTTACTTGCTCGGTCAAAATGTCTATAGCTTCGCTAAATTCTCCGGCATAAAAAAGTCCGGTTGTTTTCTGAATAAGATTAATGTTCTTTTCCTTTTCGCTCAGCATTCTCATAAGCAGTTTATCAACTTCGGCGATGTATTTTTCAGGATTTTTTTCGATGTATAAAAGTCTCTTGAATAAATTTACCTGTTTTTCCAAAACACTTTTTCTCCTGATCGTATAAGCAAAAACAATTGCCAGGACTACCAGTATTAAATACATATCTTCTCCTCATTATTGTACGGAAAATTTTTCTATAAAACTTCCCTTCCCGTACTCCATTGCTTTTTTAAAATTTTCATCAGAATCTTCTAAATTCTTTTCCTTTTTTTCGATCATGCCCAAAAAATAATACCCAAAAGATTTTCTGTAGTCATTGGCTCCCGTTTCAGCCAAGTGAGTAAAATACTTTTTAGAAGCTTTCCCATTGTAAAATTCAGATACCGAATATACTATATCTATAAATTCTTTGTAATATTCATTTTTCCTGAATTCTTCAAATATAGGCTTTGCCTCCTTGAACTTTTCGTTTGCTTTATTCTTATCTTTTTTGAAGTAATACGCCAGCACCATGTTCTGATAATATATTGGTAACCAATTTTTTGGAGCATTATTGAATTTTTCCAGCTCATTGATTACTTCATCGAACCTTCCGGCGTATAAAAGGCCTG
Above is a window of Sedimentibacter sp. MB35-C1 DNA encoding:
- a CDS encoding CapA family protein produces the protein MSRKYRRRKKRIRLLSLGLFVIVSILAASFVVNGMGKDSKGKNDIGEADFEDVTNVSQPEIPIEPVAKPNVTINLKATGDIMFHPSQLDGAYDSKTGKYDFKNSFKAVKGLFQSADLAIANFEGTTAGDSVYAYQGYPIFNAPDEVLDAIKDAGFDVLSTANNHSLDTRKAGVIRTVNEISARGMDPIGTYTEKPETRVLIKEIKGIKLAFLSYTEMVNGLESVMSSADLDAMINIIDETKISEDIVYAKSQNADVIIACMHWGDEYSRFQAERQEVLADKMFEEGVDIILGSHPHVIQPAQKLEYGGKTKFVAYSMGNFLSNQRVETLLPYGLSEEVSKYTEDGVIVDINIEKNGETGEVNIKEITYIPLWVYKGTTDGGGTEHVVYPIMEYIESSELNENTKIRMKRSLSDTSKQMQLLESNTVE
- a CDS encoding transcription repressor NadR — encoded protein: MTSEERRKKIQDVLSKNSSPITATALAKKYSVSRQVIVGDIALMRASGLEISATPRGYVLDCAKEEKDFIFTVACCHNEGNMRDELYAVVDNGGTILDVTVEHAVYGEISGELRISTRYEADEFLKKILCNDTQPLMRLTKGVHLHRIKCKDKEARDRIIESLKKDGIIFEE
- the rocF gene encoding arginase — protein: MKSSINSKISIIGVSIDLGAGTPGVSLGPAAIRYAGVTERLTAIGYDVKDEGDILANKPVSPLSDGIKLRYLEEVARVNTELCNKVSEVMVEGRFPLVLGGDHSIAIGTIAGVLQNKKNLGVIWFDAHGDINTEETSPTGNIHGMPVAVSLGIGHESLTSIGGNDSKLMADKIVFIGCRDLDQGERKILKKLGITVFTMHEIDRYGMADIIERAIKIAGNGTDGIHVSFDMDSIDPTYVHGTGTRVPGGLTLRESHLALEMIALSEQLVSAEFVEVNPIIDTKNQTAKTAVTLMGSLLGEWLI
- a CDS encoding XRE family transcriptional regulator, whose product is MDGNKVRKLRKFNRMTIEELSVKSGFTASYISQVERNLIEPSLTALKKICEVLNVSPYYFLDDSNSVVVTRKEDRQKLKIPANDSELEYIVPITEEYKSKIKMNIYRYSLRPGMWDNDNFSIIDSDKCVIIIKGKLIVNFIDYNEIVEEGDSIYICSNVPHKLFNPSEEETELLCIISPAA
- a CDS encoding metallophosphoesterase — translated: MKAYQIIAAIAASVFFFVWQNNALEVTRHSIIKKNLPKEFDGFKILHISDLHNKNFRGRLDDAIFKIKPDIIVITGDLIDRRRTDVGAGAVFLREIVKTAPVYYVTGNHEQMSEHYNKLQQTLSDLNVKIMDGSYVAINRQKSAIGIMGTADPAINFYMKGYGAEINVSYMEDSVNKLLQQSLTDFNILLSHRPEYFSLYKRAGIDFVFAGHAHGGQIRLPFLGGILSPNQGFFPKYSEGIITDGITSMSVSRGLGNSIFPLRIFNRPELVVVTLRAFS
- a CDS encoding YgiQ family radical SAM protein, producing the protein MDFLPISIEDMNKRGWAQCDFVFVTGDAYVDHSSFATGIISRLLERYSYKVGIIAQPDWKDINSFKKLGEPRLGFLVNSGNIDSMVNHYTSFKKKRSTDAYSPGGKSGLRPDRAVTVYSNRIREAYKHVPIIIGGIEASLRRLSHYDYWSDSMKRSVLMDSGADLLVYGMGEKSILQIAEALEAGIPVNEITFINGTVYKTKDKDRPFDPIFLPSYEETASSKQKFGKSFKIQYENTDSKTGRTLVEQYDTVYVVQNPPMDPLTMQELDDIYDLNYMMDCHPIYKKSGGVPALKEIKFSITSVRGCFGGCSFCALNFHQGRVVQGRSHDSILKEVDKILNDKEFKGYIHDVGGPTANFRIRACKKQSKYGVCKDRECLSPEKCKNLRVDHSDYLELLRKIRNVKGIKKVFIRSGIRYDYAIYDNNDEFIKELCKYHVSGQLRTAPEHVSESVLKLMGKPSINIYNKFVRKFYAESKKINKEQYIVPYFISSHPGSHLKDAIELAEYIRDMGYIPEQVQDFYPTPGTLSTCMYYTGFNPLTGESIYVPKEREDKRMQRALMQYSKRENYNLVLKALQKENRHDLIGYGPKCLIKPRKPV
- the pduL gene encoding phosphate propanoyltransferase, with product MNFKVTVGLSNKHVHLTKEHIDILFGADHELTPIKDLSQPGQFACDEKVDLVGPKRTISGVRILGPARKESQVELSLSDGFTLGLKNLPVRDSGKTEGTPGIKLVGPKGEVVLERGVIAAARHIHMHTTDAEKYGLKDKDIVKVKAGGPRGVTFDNVLIRVSDTYALDMHLDVEEGNAAGLSNGDTVEVIAE
- a CDS encoding putative signal transducing protein, translating into MINDNVDDNKEELLASNLNTIEAEIIASKLTSYGIPVLKKSKGSGEIMEIYTGVNLYGIDIYVPTHMSELARELLKPVREEDSSE
- a CDS encoding restriction endonuclease, with the translated sequence MEEKNKIKKGYISEAIGTRNYFSYRADLVLYKVLLSMIVLLVIFFITSDLKFSILIAAEVFLIFTLVNKLNITRKRREGEEKLIYRLKTEHFRKKIEEINNDDFGMLIGFLFEKKGCRNFIKKGRHMFLAEKDGLINCIKIYKLYQGTELEKTDVRSMISFMCSSSIKIGYLVTTVEINEEAKKLLEKFEDKLHIEIIDSNALFNMMDEAGILPGKEYFSKKIYEEKSFVKKKSKLKNNVFDNKKIIVYVFAAVFFYITSAAMPNNTISIYISYYFILLTVVSGLYMIWVKYISKETGN